A single window of Neisseria sp. KEM232 DNA harbors:
- the xseA gene encoding exodeoxyribonuclease VII large subunit yields the protein MSDLFASAALSVSELNAAARMLLEDNLSGLWVAGEVSNLTRAASGHYYFSLKDSRAQVRCAMFKGTAQRFAALKEGDHVEVSGRISIYEARGEFQITVNDLRLKGLGRLYEAYEKLKAALQAEGLFAAANKRPLPAHPQRIGIVTSPAAAALRDVLTTLRRRAPDIPVILYPAAVQGADSAAQLARAVNAASERGECDVLIVCRGGGSIEDLWSFNEEAVVRAVAACRIPVVSGVGHETDFTLTDFAADVRAPTPTAAAELVSPNRTELLHKLAQAEGRLKDALTQRYHDASQRVDWFARQIRHPRQKLDAQRGQTAVLAQRLSAAMLANLRLQRETLARQSLLLQHARPDAAAAKGRLNAFQTALSRNFALLSAAKRQRLEKQAALLEAVSPQHILARGFSVVKNGRGQVVRDAALLKQGQTLHITFAEGEADVRVTGETAQPDLFDFS from the coding sequence ATGTCCGATTTGTTCGCGTCCGCCGCCCTGTCCGTTTCCGAACTCAACGCCGCCGCCAGAATGCTGCTGGAAGACAATCTTTCCGGCCTGTGGGTGGCGGGCGAAGTGTCCAACCTCACCCGCGCCGCCAGCGGGCATTATTATTTCTCGCTCAAAGACAGCCGCGCCCAAGTGCGCTGCGCCATGTTCAAGGGCACGGCGCAGCGGTTTGCCGCCCTGAAAGAGGGCGACCATGTCGAAGTGAGCGGCCGCATTTCCATTTACGAGGCGCGCGGCGAATTTCAGATTACGGTGAACGATTTGCGCCTCAAAGGCTTGGGGCGGCTCTACGAAGCCTACGAAAAACTGAAAGCCGCCTTGCAGGCCGAAGGCTTGTTCGCCGCAGCAAACAAGCGGCCGCTGCCCGCGCATCCGCAGCGCATCGGCATCGTCACCAGCCCCGCCGCCGCCGCCCTGCGCGACGTGCTCACCACCCTGCGCCGCCGCGCGCCCGACATTCCCGTTATCCTTTATCCCGCCGCCGTGCAGGGCGCGGACAGCGCGGCGCAGCTTGCCCGTGCCGTAAACGCGGCATCGGAGCGCGGCGAATGCGACGTGCTAATCGTCTGCCGGGGCGGCGGCAGCATTGAGGATTTGTGGTCGTTTAACGAAGAAGCCGTCGTCCGCGCCGTCGCCGCCTGCCGCATTCCCGTGGTCAGCGGCGTCGGCCACGAAACCGATTTCACCCTCACCGACTTTGCCGCCGACGTGCGCGCGCCCACGCCCACCGCCGCCGCCGAGCTGGTGTCGCCCAACCGCACCGAGCTGCTGCACAAGCTGGCGCAGGCCGAAGGCCGTCTGAAAGATGCGCTGACGCAGCGTTACCACGATGCCAGCCAGCGCGTCGACTGGTTTGCCCGCCAAATCCGCCACCCGCGCCAGAAGCTCGACGCGCAGCGCGGGCAAACCGCCGTCCTCGCGCAAAGGCTGTCCGCCGCCATGCTCGCCAATCTGCGCCTGCAAAGGGAAACGCTGGCGCGGCAGAGCCTGCTGCTGCAACACGCCCGCCCCGACGCGGCGGCGGCAAAAGGCCGTCTGAACGCTTTTCAGACGGCCTTGTCGCGCAACTTCGCCCTGCTGTCGGCGGCGAAACGGCAGCGTTTGGAAAAACAGGCCGCGCTGTTGGAGGCCGTGTCGCCGCAGCACATTCTGGCACGCGGTTTTTCCGTGGTGAAAAACGGGCGCGGCCAGGTCGTACGCGACGCCGCATTGCTCAAACAGGGGCAGACGCTGCACATCACCTTTGCCGAGGGCGAGGCCGACGTGCGTGTGACCGGCGAAACGGCGCAGCCCGATTTGTTTGATTTTTCCTGA